Genomic segment of Bacteroidota bacterium:
GTTACTTCTTATGGGGCTATTGCAAATGCATTGGGTACAAGATCATCTGCACGAATGGTTGGCTGGGCTATGAACGGCGCCGGAAGAGTAAAACCTAAAGTACCTGCACATCGTGTAGTAAACCGTATTGGCATGCTCAGTGGCAAATTTCATTTTGGTTCGCCTGATGCAATGGAAAACTTGTTGAAGAAAGAAGGGATAAAAGTGAAGAATGACAAAGTGGTTGATTTTGAAAAACTGTTTTGGGACCCGGCAGAAGAATGGGGTCTTTGATTAATTGAGAAAAATTGGCCACAGAGAGCCGCGGAGGATAATGAGGTGCACAGAGTGTACATAATATCTCTGCGGCTCTCTGTTTTATTCTGTGGCACTCTGTGGCCAAAACTTTAAAAAAACAAATCTGTAAAGAAGATGTCTTCCACACAACCCTTTAATCCTTTTACTGATTATCATAAGAATCTTTGCGAATACTGCGGCGGCTTTGGTGCATTGCTTTCATTCGTTTGCCTGGTACAGCATTTAATATTTGCCATCCCCAGCAAAATTACCAACCCGATGATCGCTGAATATTTTTTTGCCATCATCGCATTCTTGTTGCTGGCATTGAAAAAACAAGTTTCAATTATACTGCTGATCATTAGTGGCATTTTTTCAGCAGTGGTTGTTTGGCTCTGGATGACGCATTATGCTTTCTCCCTTGTAGTCTCTTTATTTTTCATCTATCATATCGCCATTATCATAATCATTTTCGAATCTAAACTACCGCAGAAGTTGAAAGAGAAAAGAAAATTGGAACTGGAAGAAGAACAGCTTTGGGAGAATAAGTATTGATAGTACAACAAAATAATTAATTTTAACAGGCTATTCAATAGGCCTCATCGTATTTTCTATAGTTCTATACCCGAAAAATTTAAACCCTTCCTTTGTCTCAACAAACGCAAGAATTACAAGTTTTATAAACAATTCATGTCGCTCCTTTGTAATATTCACTTCTCTTAATGTGGAAATCCTATTGCCTTTTAATTGACCCTGGATTTCCTTGGGGAAATATTCAAGCTCCATATCAGAACTGGAATATTCCAAACTATCAGTATTTGAGAGTTTCATTAATAAAGCACTATCAAAAACTCTTGAGAAGCTTTTATCAAAAAAAATTTCAAATGGTGTTTCCTTATTATTATCGTTAATAATTTTTGTTGATTCCTTTTCAAGCAGGGCTTTGTCCCGGCTTTTCGCAACGTTCACAAAGTGCATTAAAAAGATCGATAATGTAGCGTCACTCATCTCGTAATTATACTCAGAAGACACATTGACTAATTGTGATTCGTTCTTTTTATTATCATTTGATCTTGGATTCGATTTACAGGAGCAAAGAAGAAGAAATAAAATAAGTATTTTATGCATACTAAATATATTATTGTGTGTAATGAATTTTCCTGTCCGCCCAGCGCCTTCGCCTGAAATAAATAAGAACTATAAACTTTTATCGGCCAGACTCCGGAATTTTTTCACCAGTTGAGGCATTCCAATAGAACTCTGGTTTTGGGCTATGACGAAAAGCAATATCATCATCTTTCGTTATACTATACATTTTTTCCAATGCTTCTTCTTTTGTATTGCCTGATGCTGCACCATAAACAGTCCGCTCACAATCAAATCCCTTTATCCTGTGTTTATATGCATAAATGACCGTGAATTTGCCCTTTGGCATTTGAAAGACCTCGCTTGTTTGCGGTTTTTTCTCTGCTCTGAAATTGTCGTACGTGGTCCGATACTGTCCTTCAGAGTAACCGATCGTATAAAGCATTTTACTCTTGCAACCACTACCCTGTGGATCATAAGAAGCAACAAACAGATAAGCCTGGCTATATGCATTCATGCCTGCCAGCAAAATAATTGACAAAAATAAACTCTTCATAATATTACTTATTTAATAAAGGTTCGTTTAAATTATAGCTCTGAAGTTAGCAAATCAAAAAGAGTAAATAAAATCCTATTCGTAATACGGACTGATCATCCAATATACGATCACTCCTGTAACAGCAACATAGAACCACACCGGCCAGGTAATGCGAGCCAGTTTTTTATGCTGTGGAAATTCAGCTATCAATGCACGGTAAGCGGTAAATAAAATAAAAGGAAGTATCAAGCCCGCCAGTGGAATATGTGTACCGAGTATGATATAGTAGATCATTTTTGCAGTACCAGTTCCGCCAAACTTTGTTTCACCTGCAAATAAATGATGACAGATATAACTTATTAAAAACAAAATGGACAATACCATTGCTGCCAGCATCATTTTTTTATGCAGCAAATAATGTTTTGTTTTTACGGCGATCAACGCTGCTACCAGCAATACAGCTACTATGGAGTTGATAATGGAATTAATAAAAGCAAATACATGTTCATCAAAACCCAGGTCAACATTTAGTTTTACCCGGCCCAATGCTACGATAGCAATAAACACAATAGCCGAAAAAACAAGTATGAGTGTACGGGCTTTTTTATCGTTCTTGGTTAAAACAGGAGGAAGCATAAATGTTTTTAGTTTTCTTTTATAGGGGATCTTCTTTCTTCCTTTCCTGAAGGAGAGTACTCGGGTGTAGCCTTTTTCTTTAATAAATACATGAACACGGCAACAGCCATTATACAGATCAGGAAAACAATTGCCATCAACTGCAGTTTACCGGCGAAGAAGGATTTCTGTGTACGGTCTTTTTCCAGCGAAAGAAAAATAATATCCGCAGATAGCTTTACTAACGATGCAGAATCCAATCCATTATAATAGCCACGTATATTCCGGTTACGATCGATCAAAACAAAGTAAGGTACATGTATAAAACTGGTATCTACGCCCTCTCCATCCACCAGCCCCAGCTTCATATCATTTATACACAGATCATAAATTGTTTTCTTATCACCTGTCAGCAACCACCAATTCACAGGATCCACCTGGAAACGATCGGCCCATGCTTTCAACCGTGGCACTGAATCTCTTTCAGGATCCACACTAAAAGAAAGGAACTGGATGAACGCCGGTGTTTTATCACCCACCCGTTGAGAGTTGGTAATGCCTTGTTGCAGCCGCTTCATATTTTGCGTCATCGTAGGACAAATGGTCGGGCAATGCGTAAAGAAAAAATTGGCAACGATCACTTTATTGCTGGTATCGGCTTCTGCATTATTATAGGTCACCCCTTTTATTTCATCAAGCGATACTTTGTGCCCCATTTGATTGGTAAGTGTAAAATTGGGTAGTTGATGCCAGATCGTATCTTCTACATTTTTACCTTTCTTGTTTACGATCTGTACATCATCATATATATAATGCCGTGGCATCAACGGATGTTTATCTCCCGCCTGTTTGATTATAAAATAACAAACTATCGGCACGAGCAAGGCCAGCAATAAACCATAAAATGCTTTTGTGTTCATTGTAATTATCTATTTCATTGGTTCTTCGACTCTCCCTTCTCCTTCAGGAGTTCCCGAGCCATTGCGAAGGGAACGAACGAAGTTCTCTGGGATGAGGCGCTTTTAAATTATTCATCCCGACTCACTGGCCGGGATGAATAATTATTTAGGGTAATAAATTTTTATTGACTCGTTTATTCTTTCCCACTTTTTGCCGGTGCCGCTTCATGATGTCCTTCTTTCAATGTCCGTTCTTTATAATTCGCATCATACTTATTCCGCAGGTTCAGGTAAGAGTTGCCATCCATTATAAAGGCAAGAATAAACCAGATGAATAATAATATCGGAACGGCAACTGTCATAATAAAATTCCTTATCTCATCACCCAGGTGCATAAAGATAGAAATGATATAAAATGCTTTTGCTAAAGAAAGGATAATGATCACTCCTTTAATAAAAAGATCAACTGTATGGGTAAAATCAGTCAAATACATCAGGAATCCAAAACCCAGTTCAATCACGGTAATGATTGAAAGCAGGATGGTCGTTTTCAATACTCTCTTTTTAAACTCTGCATCCGATGCATGATGCGGCGCAAAAGTTACTTCGGGGTGTACGTTAGGATGATTCTCCATAATCGCTTATTCGTTTTTTACTGATAAATTTTTTTTAGATAAGATAGAAACACAGGAACACAAATACCCACACCAGGTCTACAAAGTGCCAGTACAATCCTGCTTTTTCTATCATCAGGTAATGTCCTTTTCTGTCAAATACTCCTTTATGTGCCATGATCAGCATGATCAGGTTAATGATCACCCCACTGAATACGTGAAAACCATGAAAGCCTGTAATACCATAAAAATATCCGCCAAATGCAATAGGTCCTTTTTCACGAACATGCATTTCAGCCATATTCACCATGCCCATTAGTTGATCCTGCGGCATCTTTGCCAGCTCTTCATGACTCATTGTATGATTAACACTATGAACAACATTTACCAATGTCTCATGCGAACTTGCAGCTAATGCTTTTTGTGCAACAGCCGGGTCTACTAAATGTCCCCATGGATTTCCGCCCATTGTTTGTCCAACCATTTCCAATTTTCCATCAGCAAGTACTATATGTTCACCGGTAATAAGGTGATGCCACTCCCATGCCTGGCAACCTAAGAATGCAAGGCCACCTACAATTGTCCATGCTATCCATTTTATAACACCGGCCCTGTTTCCTTTATGTCCTTCATGCACGGCCAGCACCATCGTTACAGAACTGATGATCAAAATAAATGTCATCAGGCTCACG
This window contains:
- a CDS encoding MGMT family protein, which translates into the protein MPAKKPTTKQKLRSVKPSGRKDESFFELVFEVARQIPKGRVTSYGAIANALGTRSSARMVGWAMNGAGRVKPKVPAHRVVNRIGMLSGKFHFGSPDAMENLLKKEGIKVKNDKVVDFEKLFWDPAEEWGL
- a CDS encoding DUF420 domain-containing protein; protein product: MLPPVLTKNDKKARTLILVFSAIVFIAIVALGRVKLNVDLGFDEHVFAFINSIINSIVAVLLVAALIAVKTKHYLLHKKMMLAAMVLSILFLISYICHHLFAGETKFGGTGTAKMIYYIILGTHIPLAGLILPFILFTAYRALIAEFPQHKKLARITWPVWFYVAVTGVIVYWMISPYYE
- a CDS encoding SCO family protein, yielding MNTKAFYGLLLALLVPIVCYFIIKQAGDKHPLMPRHYIYDDVQIVNKKGKNVEDTIWHQLPNFTLTNQMGHKVSLDEIKGVTYNNAEADTSNKVIVANFFFTHCPTICPTMTQNMKRLQQGITNSQRVGDKTPAFIQFLSFSVDPERDSVPRLKAWADRFQVDPVNWWLLTGDKKTIYDLCINDMKLGLVDGEGVDTSFIHVPYFVLIDRNRNIRGYYNGLDSASLVKLSADIIFLSLEKDRTQKSFFAGKLQLMAIVFLICIMAVAVFMYLLKKKATPEYSPSGKEERRSPIKEN
- a CDS encoding cytochrome c oxidase subunit III, which gives rise to MDSVTVHKTKWWSGGKSPFNIEYGKVMMWYFLMSDAFTFGAFLISYGSIRFSQNFWPDPNVVFNAFPGFGHKNLPLAFVSLMTFILIISSVTMVLAVHEGHKGNRAGVIKWIAWTIVGGLAFLGCQAWEWHHLITGEHIVLADGKLEMVGQTMGGNPWGHLVDPAVAQKALAASSHETLVNVVHSVNHTMSHEELAKMPQDQLMGMVNMAEMHVREKGPIAFGGYFYGITGFHGFHVFSGVIINLIMLIMAHKGVFDRKGHYLMIEKAGLYWHFVDLVWVFVFLCFYLI